A stretch of Microcoleus sp. FACHB-831 DNA encodes these proteins:
- a CDS encoding GAF domain-containing protein: MADTSAVFKQVADLLDEVAQKLKVECVLITRNTPTHLRIEGTSGPAEKIYTVGAQQRKGSIFEEQHELYCEHLLNKNLPYLFVRDSRIDPVWDGNEDQVVFGLVNYFGYPIRDGRGSLFGTICVLHTEPRDYSDEDKAVLQKLQQAAENALKFKSRVKTLAPVAGSKIVQPLQQIASTSLKTEPILQPTKVAARA, encoded by the coding sequence ATGGCAGATACCAGTGCAGTTTTTAAGCAAGTTGCTGACCTACTTGATGAAGTAGCCCAAAAGCTGAAAGTTGAGTGCGTACTGATTACTAGGAATACTCCCACTCACTTGCGAATCGAGGGTACATCTGGCCCAGCCGAGAAGATTTACACAGTGGGAGCGCAGCAAAGAAAAGGCTCGATTTTTGAAGAACAGCATGAACTTTACTGCGAACATTTGTTGAATAAAAACTTACCCTACTTGTTCGTGCGAGATTCCAGAATCGATCCAGTATGGGATGGCAATGAAGACCAGGTAGTATTTGGTTTGGTTAACTACTTTGGTTATCCTATCCGCGATGGTAGAGGCAGTCTTTTCGGTACAATATGCGTTTTACATACAGAGCCTCGCGACTATTCAGATGAGGATAAAGCTGTGTTACAAAAACTGCAACAGGCAGCAGAAAATGCACTCAAATTCAAGAGCCGGGTAAAAACCCTAGCACCTGTCGCTGGCTCTAAAATAGTTCAGCCTTTGCAACAAATTGCCTCAACTTCTTTAAAAACTGAACCGATACTTCAACCCACTAAAGTCGCTGCGCGAGCGTAG